From the Pectobacterium carotovorum genome, one window contains:
- a CDS encoding GNAT family acetyltransferase, giving the protein MEIRIFRQDDFEAVITLWERCDLLRPWNDPEMDIERKLNHDPDLFLVAEVNGEIVGSVMGGYDGHRGSAYYLGVHPDFRGRGIANALISRLEKKLIARGCPKIHLMVREDNDAVIGMYEKLDYEMVDSVTLGKRLIEDREY; this is encoded by the coding sequence ATGGAAATCCGCATATTCAGGCAGGATGACTTTGAAGCCGTGATCACTCTCTGGGAGCGCTGTGATTTACTGCGCCCGTGGAACGATCCTGAAATGGACATCGAACGTAAGCTTAATCACGACCCCGATCTGTTTCTGGTCGCAGAGGTGAACGGCGAAATCGTGGGGTCGGTAATGGGCGGTTACGACGGCCACCGTGGATCGGCGTACTACCTTGGCGTACACCCTGATTTTCGCGGACGCGGCATTGCGAATGCATTAATTAGCCGACTGGAGAAAAAGCTCATTGCCCGCGGCTGTCCGAAGATCCACCTGATGGTGCGTGAGGACAACGATGCTGTCATCGGCATGTATGAAAAACTCGACTACGAGATGGTTGATAGCGTCACGCTGGGAAAACGCCTGATTGAAGACAGGGAGTATTGA
- a CDS encoding TonB family protein: MSRENLQGALLGANRTGGSALLTPRSLAHSYSIAASNSDTPNWRSLAFFVLSCVAHALLAVFFLLHYSPKENIEDMAGNAGGSMQVTMMAAAMSQAADTSPPVADPPAAQPTPVVMPILTPLPEHPNPVIKQPVIERKPVTPTAEKKPPVREKKQPEKKPEEKPKEQQQARSQQTQQTEKKSESPVATAQSGDAPSPTPSSVGMPGSATTAKAGESDSGQATRGAGKSSSQNFKALHRRVNYPARAKALGVEGKVRVKFDITGSGTVTNVQILSETPDGVFGDDVMKDMARWRYRTEAPVENQVVSIVFKLNGHIQVDD, translated from the coding sequence GTGAGTCGTGAAAATCTTCAGGGGGCTTTACTCGGTGCGAATCGCACTGGCGGTAGCGCATTGCTGACCCCTCGTTCTCTTGCTCATTCCTATTCAATTGCCGCGTCGAATTCCGATACCCCTAACTGGCGTTCTCTGGCCTTTTTTGTGTTGTCCTGTGTGGCGCATGCGTTACTGGCGGTTTTCTTTCTATTGCACTATTCCCCGAAAGAAAACATTGAAGATATGGCGGGAAACGCGGGCGGCAGCATGCAGGTGACCATGATGGCGGCTGCGATGTCACAGGCTGCCGACACGTCGCCACCCGTAGCCGATCCTCCCGCTGCGCAACCGACGCCCGTGGTGATGCCAATCCTAACGCCATTACCAGAACACCCCAATCCTGTTATTAAACAACCCGTCATTGAGCGTAAACCTGTCACGCCGACAGCGGAAAAAAAGCCGCCCGTGCGTGAGAAAAAACAGCCTGAAAAGAAACCGGAAGAGAAGCCGAAAGAACAGCAGCAGGCTAGATCGCAGCAGACACAACAGACCGAGAAGAAAAGTGAGTCTCCCGTAGCAACAGCACAAAGCGGTGATGCGCCTTCCCCAACGCCATCCTCGGTTGGTATGCCGGGGAGCGCAACAACGGCCAAAGCGGGGGAGAGTGATAGCGGTCAGGCGACTCGCGGTGCAGGGAAAAGCAGTAGTCAAAATTTCAAAGCGCTGCATCGCCGCGTGAATTACCCCGCTCGGGCAAAAGCGCTGGGCGTGGAAGGAAAAGTGCGCGTCAAATTCGATATTACCGGTAGCGGTACGGTCACTAACGTACAGATTCTGTCTGAAACGCCAGACGGCGTATTTGGCGATGACGTGATGAAAGATATGGCGCGCTGGCGCTATCGGACGGAGGCACCAGTTGAGAATCAGGTGGTTTCCATCGTGTTCAAACTCAATGGTCATATTCAGGTTGATGATTAG
- a CDS encoding TonB-dependent receptor plug domain-containing protein: MNKNVYLMMILSLLSGPALAQQNDTSVDDNQQKNNAETEEEQQGDSSSGNGEDTILVRSTPTSQSMGTQILNAEQIKKMPTGNGSVTELLKNNPNVQFANTANSSNTPGELAPENVSFHGEKFYNNNFMIDGLSNNNNINPGANKGVLDGDPDGYSPIDLPAGGTQSFWVNSELIESLEVFDSNISAKYGDFTGGVVDARLMDPKLAKASGKVSYRTTRDSWTRYHVDSNISDEFYSGTNLYYQPRFKKQFYSATFNQPLSDKAGFIFAYNRQQSDIPFYHSYLGQWDDQERMSETYLLKGSYLTDNGDIVRMTGMYSPHESKYYKKNIKNGAFTNTGGGYRFNMEWEHNANWGKMTSLAGYQFEQNKIEHESNQFITWINNAPSLGFVSPSLDWQSSIRNSSIGGYGTFATEKNTTTLKQNYELNPAFLLGMTHQVDFGWQADFANAQYRRFQDAYAASVSPNATYINRGIVCLPGDPLCIPGEQFAGTRTLYPARSVQVSYSSYAAYLQDSMSYGRLEVTPGVRVTYDDFLENLNFAPRFAASYDVFGDRSTRLFGGANRYYAANMLAYKLRQGIGTSIAQRRTSSTIPWTSNPERAGTNYTVSDLKTPYSDEVTLGLSQRVMSTVWTAKWVNRQGKEQFGRETITNNGSSYRVMNNAGRTEGNTLSLEVQPISPHRFSFAEVNWSFGAYVSKNKANSIAYYDDSDTDEVRVIVDNKLIYKGDMDAMDFNTPWNAFLNVDTYFPAIRLNWGQRVGYTSGYKGYSSLPLYTVCPGGSPACDADPGFTGSAQEYVSTKYDSFISYDWRFSYSQPVYKKQTLDITLDVLNVLDNVVETQQKTNINTKIVTYKPGRQFWLGVAYTW; this comes from the coding sequence ATGAATAAGAACGTCTATTTAATGATGATTTTGTCATTATTATCAGGGCCTGCGCTCGCACAGCAAAACGATACCTCTGTCGATGACAATCAGCAGAAAAACAATGCAGAAACCGAAGAAGAACAGCAGGGTGATTCCTCTTCAGGAAATGGCGAAGATACAATTTTAGTTCGCTCAACCCCGACCAGTCAGTCGATGGGAACGCAGATTCTTAATGCCGAGCAGATTAAAAAGATGCCGACCGGAAACGGCTCGGTCACTGAATTATTAAAGAATAACCCGAATGTACAGTTCGCTAATACGGCGAATAGCAGCAACACGCCGGGTGAATTGGCACCGGAAAATGTCTCGTTCCACGGCGAGAAATTTTACAACAATAACTTTATGATCGATGGGTTATCGAATAATAACAATATTAACCCTGGCGCTAATAAGGGAGTGTTAGATGGCGATCCGGATGGTTACAGTCCGATTGATTTACCCGCAGGTGGCACGCAATCATTCTGGGTTAACTCGGAACTGATTGAATCACTGGAAGTGTTCGACAGCAATATCTCCGCTAAATACGGCGACTTTACCGGTGGCGTGGTGGATGCCAGACTGATGGATCCCAAGCTGGCTAAAGCCTCCGGCAAAGTATCTTATCGTACAACGCGTGACAGTTGGACCCGTTATCATGTTGATTCTAATATCAGTGATGAATTCTACTCTGGTACTAACCTCTACTACCAACCGAGATTTAAGAAACAGTTCTATTCAGCTACCTTTAATCAACCGTTGAGCGATAAAGCAGGCTTTATTTTTGCCTATAACCGCCAACAGTCGGATATTCCCTTTTATCATTCCTATTTGGGGCAATGGGACGATCAGGAACGGATGAGTGAAACCTATTTGTTAAAAGGTTCTTATCTGACGGATAACGGCGATATTGTGCGTATGACAGGTATGTATTCCCCGCACGAATCTAAATATTATAAAAAGAATATCAAGAACGGTGCATTTACCAATACTGGTGGCGGCTATCGCTTCAATATGGAATGGGAACACAATGCCAACTGGGGGAAAATGACCAGCCTGGCGGGGTATCAGTTTGAGCAAAACAAAATCGAACATGAATCTAATCAATTTATTACTTGGATCAACAATGCTCCTTCATTAGGCTTTGTCTCCCCGTCACTGGATTGGCAATCGTCCATTAGAAATTCATCGATTGGCGGTTATGGGACATTTGCAACAGAAAAAAATACCACCACGTTAAAGCAGAATTACGAACTTAATCCTGCATTCTTACTGGGAATGACTCATCAGGTCGATTTCGGCTGGCAGGCTGATTTTGCGAATGCACAGTATCGTCGTTTTCAGGATGCCTATGCGGCCAGCGTTTCACCGAATGCGACCTACATTAATCGTGGCATTGTGTGCTTACCCGGTGATCCATTGTGTATTCCCGGCGAGCAATTTGCAGGTACCCGTACACTCTATCCGGCGCGTTCTGTGCAAGTCAGCTATAGCAGCTATGCTGCCTATCTGCAAGACAGCATGAGCTATGGGCGCTTGGAGGTAACCCCTGGGGTGCGTGTTACGTACGATGATTTCCTGGAGAATCTGAATTTTGCTCCTCGTTTCGCCGCTTCTTATGATGTCTTCGGCGATCGCTCAACGCGCTTGTTTGGCGGGGCCAACCGCTATTATGCGGCGAATATGCTGGCATATAAGCTGCGGCAGGGGATCGGTACGAGTATCGCACAAAGGCGTACCTCGTCTACTATTCCGTGGACCTCTAACCCAGAAAGAGCCGGTACGAATTACACCGTATCTGATTTAAAAACACCTTATAGTGATGAGGTGACGCTGGGTTTATCTCAACGAGTCATGAGCACCGTATGGACGGCCAAGTGGGTTAATCGTCAGGGGAAAGAGCAATTTGGTCGTGAAACGATTACTAATAATGGTTCAAGTTACCGTGTGATGAATAATGCGGGGCGGACTGAAGGGAATACATTGTCTCTGGAAGTGCAACCCATCAGCCCTCATCGTTTTAGCTTTGCTGAAGTGAATTGGTCATTTGGTGCTTATGTTTCGAAAAATAAAGCTAACTCAATTGCTTACTACGATGATAGCGATACAGATGAAGTTCGAGTTATTGTTGACAATAAGCTGATATATAAGGGCGACATGGATGCGATGGACTTCAATACGCCTTGGAATGCCTTCTTGAACGTGGATACTTACTTCCCGGCAATTCGCCTCAATTGGGGCCAGCGTGTAGGTTATACCTCCGGCTATAAAGGGTATTCTTCTCTGCCATTGTATACTGTGTGCCCTGGTGGAAGTCCTGCATGTGACGCCGATCCTGGTTTTACTGGAAGTGCACAGGAATATGTGTCCACTAAATATGATAGCTTTATCTCTTATGATTGGCGTTTTTCCTATTCGCAGCCAGTATATAAAAAACAGACATTGGACATCACGTTGGATGTGCTGAATGTGCTCGATAACGTGGTTGAAACTCAGCAGAAAACGAATATCAATACCAAAATTGTGACCTATAAACCCGGCCGTCAGTTCTGGCTTGGCGTCGCTTACACCTGGTAA
- a CDS encoding M16 family metallopeptidase codes for MNWKKCCWLSLTAVGLLAGSVVSQAEEVKSPLPAFKEGTLANGLRYTLVPLEGQKSRVDVRLIVDVGSIDEKDNESGVAHMVEHMVFRASDAFPQGVSTELHKQGWGRGQSYNAVTNYERTMYMMSPPKGNRDLGTTLQALSQMTGHAKLLQSDLDDERKIILEEWRGKLGVAERMNQQRVQAIRHDSRYPSRPTIGTEKSINETPASVLQDFYQRWYHPSNMRLMIIGDITPAEAERDIQRYFAPLPNVAVPARDYYEPLLKPQLKVARLQDSQSGSSQVSFVYRFNDKDTFGQSDYRHRLLTQITLSAVTRQVRRQQAELPQDASSLVVRKSDIGKTTAALGFFANVMPGGHDAAISAVLKEIERFKRYPLNEQDITEITSDIREVAQRMSTTPETREFADWVQQLTIVWQQDRPYVGSQQRGKDALDALDTITAEEVNRHWQRWLASPDTLVQFSVPGATPFTLPKPEAMRKLQAQWAAATLAPLQVEKEKVIPELPAVTQSGKRTAMKTFAAQKVEQWQLSNGDRVVWLRAPEAGKKVYLTATSQAGFMATSLNPWQAQLASQLVNQSGPATWSGEALTNWKKDKSLSLSIDQEAEQLTVNGSAPTEQLASLLGLYRELNVAPGIDPEVMKESMMSLARQKANDDQSVGGKRAGEIAKLRFGGPAWQQPEIAELKQISAPALLSQWHKAAAAPVTYYLIADMPAAQLLPQVERYLATIPRQPASEVKSHLALPGKREATSAINIEPRADILAWSFTPHTWTPQAAVQVSIARNIANKYLKTSLRDDALGIYRMRVDSELEDKKQRIETEVSFSSAPERAQELWKLAEHVFAELPTKITQEDLDDQKAQFIRAEKGRQSDLMTIQRRLLLSYRHYDDPRYLSSVSKLADSITLEGVRAMSAKLYNPDNRVLYITLPQEVKE; via the coding sequence ATGAACTGGAAGAAATGTTGCTGGTTATCGCTAACGGCTGTCGGCCTGTTAGCTGGAAGCGTTGTGAGCCAGGCCGAGGAAGTTAAAAGTCCGTTGCCAGCTTTTAAAGAAGGAACGCTGGCGAATGGATTGCGTTATACCCTCGTGCCGCTGGAAGGGCAGAAGTCACGGGTAGATGTTCGCCTGATTGTGGATGTCGGTTCGATTGATGAGAAAGACAACGAATCCGGCGTGGCGCACATGGTGGAACACATGGTGTTCCGCGCCAGCGATGCGTTTCCTCAAGGTGTGAGTACGGAACTGCATAAGCAAGGCTGGGGACGCGGACAGAGCTATAACGCGGTGACCAACTACGAGCGCACCATGTACATGATGAGCCCGCCGAAAGGGAATCGCGATCTGGGGACGACCTTGCAGGCGCTGAGCCAGATGACAGGTCACGCCAAGCTGCTGCAAAGCGATCTTGATGATGAGCGCAAAATTATTCTGGAAGAGTGGCGTGGCAAGCTGGGCGTAGCGGAACGCATGAACCAGCAGCGCGTACAGGCGATTCGCCATGACTCTCGCTATCCTTCCCGCCCGACGATTGGCACGGAAAAATCGATTAACGAAACACCAGCTAGCGTACTACAGGATTTCTATCAGCGCTGGTATCACCCGTCGAATATGCGGTTGATGATTATCGGTGATATCACGCCTGCGGAGGCGGAGCGCGACATTCAACGCTATTTTGCACCGCTGCCGAATGTTGCCGTGCCAGCCCGTGATTACTATGAGCCATTACTGAAACCGCAGCTCAAAGTGGCGCGTTTGCAGGATAGCCAAAGTGGTAGCAGTCAGGTGTCATTTGTCTACCGTTTCAATGACAAAGACACATTCGGCCAATCCGATTACCGTCACCGTTTGCTCACACAAATCACACTGTCTGCGGTAACGCGTCAGGTTCGCCGACAGCAGGCAGAGCTGCCGCAGGACGCCAGCAGCCTGGTGGTGCGTAAATCGGATATCGGTAAAACGACGGCGGCATTGGGCTTTTTCGCCAATGTGATGCCGGGAGGCCATGATGCCGCGATTTCTGCTGTACTGAAAGAGATCGAGCGGTTCAAACGCTATCCGTTAAACGAGCAGGACATCACGGAGATCACATCCGACATTCGTGAAGTCGCGCAGCGTATGAGTACTACCCCTGAAACCCGTGAGTTTGCAGACTGGGTGCAGCAGTTGACCATCGTCTGGCAGCAGGATCGCCCGTATGTCGGCAGCCAGCAGCGCGGTAAAGATGCGCTGGACGCGCTGGACACCATCACCGCGGAAGAGGTGAACCGCCATTGGCAACGCTGGTTAGCTTCTCCAGATACGTTGGTACAGTTTAGCGTGCCGGGTGCGACACCTTTCACGCTGCCGAAGCCAGAGGCGATGCGTAAGTTACAAGCTCAGTGGGCCGCAGCGACGCTGGCACCGTTACAGGTAGAGAAAGAAAAAGTCATCCCTGAGCTTCCTGCCGTGACGCAAAGCGGGAAACGTACGGCGATGAAGACGTTTGCCGCACAGAAGGTCGAGCAGTGGCAGTTGAGTAATGGCGATCGCGTCGTGTGGCTGCGTGCGCCGGAAGCGGGCAAGAAAGTGTATCTCACCGCGACGAGTCAGGCAGGATTCATGGCGACTTCGCTGAATCCGTGGCAGGCACAGTTGGCGAGTCAACTGGTCAATCAGAGCGGCCCTGCGACATGGAGTGGTGAAGCGCTAACGAACTGGAAAAAAGATAAATCCCTGTCGCTGAGCATCGATCAGGAAGCGGAGCAACTGACGGTAAACGGGAGCGCCCCCACTGAGCAACTAGCCAGTCTGCTGGGGTTATACCGCGAGTTGAATGTGGCACCGGGTATCGATCCTGAGGTGATGAAAGAGAGCATGATGAGTCTGGCGCGTCAGAAGGCCAATGACGATCAGTCCGTCGGTGGAAAACGCGCTGGCGAAATTGCCAAACTGCGCTTTGGTGGGCCAGCCTGGCAGCAACCTGAAATTGCAGAGCTGAAACAAATCTCAGCGCCAGCGTTGCTTTCACAGTGGCATAAAGCCGCTGCCGCACCGGTCACCTACTATCTGATAGCGGATATGCCTGCTGCACAGCTGTTGCCACAGGTTGAACGTTACCTTGCGACCATACCGCGTCAGCCTGCCAGCGAGGTGAAATCACATCTGGCACTACCGGGTAAACGTGAGGCGACATCGGCTATCAATATCGAACCGCGTGCCGATATTCTGGCCTGGAGTTTCACGCCACATACATGGACGCCACAAGCCGCAGTGCAGGTGAGTATTGCTCGTAATATTGCGAATAAATACCTCAAGACGAGCCTGCGTGATGACGCACTGGGTATTTACCGCATGCGTGTCGATAGCGAGCTGGAAGATAAAAAACAGCGTATTGAGACGGAAGTGAGTTTCAGCAGCGCGCCAGAACGTGCGCAAGAGCTGTGGAAACTGGCCGAGCACGTCTTTGCTGAACTGCCGACGAAGATTACTCAGGAAGATTTGGACGATCAAAAAGCACAGTTTATCCGTGCAGAAAAAGGGCGTCAGAGCGATCTCATGACAATACAGCGCCGCCTGCTTCTGAGCTACCGTCACTATGACGATCCGCGCTATCTGAGCAGTGTATCCAAACTGGCTGACAGCATCACGCTGGAAGGCGTGCGGGCGATGTCGGCGAAGCTGTATAACCCGGATAACCGCGTGCTTTACATCACCTTGCCGCAAGAGGTGAAAGAGTGA
- a CDS encoding ABC transporter ATP-binding protein/permease: protein MKKIAAQFADLCRPFWRGKQGLLALLLLIAATSMGWAIVYLNVLLNDWSKTFYDALGSFDSNVLISLMKEYGIYILIYIVVFVHQDWLTRWLIIRWRSALTEELVNSWLAKRAFYRMSIAGKIDNPDQRIAEDISLFVDKTVSLVVSFLVVTAQLSSFVIILWELSGVQRFTLFGEEWVIKGYLVWAVILYTVFGTLITHLIGKRLHGINYEKQRAEANFRASLLRKHDNAEQIALYGGEQQEKNHLQRQFSAIVSNWWRSMNAERNLGFFTTGYMRISLIVPIFAALPAFLSKTVTLGGLMQIRGAFAQVHGALSWFIRMYREFMELSASMERLSQFKQEIKRHQSEQETIPVGERLQVDQLSFTTPQGSPLLQNVDLSCEAGSWSKFSGRSGLGKSTLLRTLSGLWPYYDGRWQSLEGRSLLLPQQSYLGQGTLAEILCYPHPPLADSEMLRQTLDSVGLGAWRDRLDEQLNWDRVFSGGERQRVAFARALIAKPDTLYLDEATSNLDHDAARQLLALIKMALPACTVVAITHQTELDDLFPHRYDLTDFSSQRS from the coding sequence GTGAAAAAGATTGCGGCACAGTTTGCCGATCTCTGCCGCCCTTTCTGGCGGGGAAAACAAGGCTTGCTAGCGCTGTTGCTTCTCATCGCCGCCACCAGTATGGGATGGGCAATTGTCTATCTCAACGTGTTACTCAATGATTGGAGTAAAACGTTTTACGATGCGCTAGGGTCGTTTGATAGCAACGTGCTGATCTCTCTTATGAAAGAGTACGGCATCTATATCTTGATTTACATCGTGGTATTTGTGCATCAGGACTGGCTTACTCGCTGGCTGATCATTCGTTGGCGCAGTGCTCTGACGGAAGAGTTGGTGAATAGCTGGCTGGCAAAGCGGGCGTTCTATCGGATGTCGATAGCAGGAAAAATCGATAACCCCGATCAGCGTATCGCCGAGGATATCAGCTTGTTTGTGGATAAAACGGTCAGTCTGGTGGTGTCGTTTTTGGTTGTAACTGCCCAACTGTCGTCTTTCGTCATCATCCTCTGGGAGTTATCGGGCGTACAGCGCTTTACGTTGTTCGGCGAGGAGTGGGTAATCAAAGGCTATCTGGTTTGGGCTGTCATTCTCTATACCGTATTTGGCACGTTGATAACGCACCTTATTGGTAAACGGCTGCACGGTATTAACTATGAGAAACAACGGGCCGAAGCGAATTTTCGTGCGTCCTTGTTGCGTAAGCATGATAACGCCGAGCAAATTGCGCTCTATGGTGGTGAACAGCAGGAAAAAAACCATCTTCAACGGCAATTTTCTGCGATTGTCTCTAACTGGTGGCGTTCAATGAATGCGGAACGTAATCTGGGCTTTTTCACCACGGGTTACATGCGTATTAGCTTGATCGTTCCTATTTTTGCCGCCTTACCTGCGTTTTTGAGCAAAACGGTGACGCTAGGTGGGCTGATGCAGATCCGTGGCGCGTTTGCACAAGTGCATGGTGCATTGAGTTGGTTTATTCGCATGTATCGGGAATTCATGGAGCTTTCCGCGAGCATGGAGCGTCTCAGCCAGTTTAAACAGGAAATTAAACGCCATCAGTCTGAACAAGAAACGATCCCCGTTGGCGAGCGTTTGCAGGTGGATCAGCTTTCTTTCACCACGCCGCAGGGTTCTCCGCTGTTGCAAAATGTGGATCTGAGCTGCGAAGCAGGTAGCTGGAGTAAGTTTTCTGGCCGCAGCGGGCTGGGGAAATCTACGCTGCTGCGTACGTTAAGCGGTCTGTGGCCGTATTACGATGGCCGTTGGCAGTCGCTTGAAGGGCGCAGCCTGCTGTTGCCGCAGCAAAGCTATCTGGGGCAGGGTACGCTGGCGGAGATCCTCTGCTATCCGCATCCGCCGCTGGCTGACAGTGAGATGCTGCGTCAGACGCTGGATAGCGTCGGGCTGGGCGCGTGGCGCGATCGTCTGGATGAGCAACTGAACTGGGATCGGGTGTTCTCCGGCGGGGAGCGGCAGCGGGTCGCCTTTGCTCGCGCGCTGATTGCCAAACCCGATACGCTCTATCTGGATGAAGCGACTAGCAATCTGGATCATGACGCCGCCAGGCAGCTTCTGGCACTGATCAAGATGGCGTTGCCTGCGTGTACCGTGGTGGCAATTACGCACCAGACAGAGCTGGACGATCTGTTCCCGCACCGTTATGACTTAACCGATTTCTCCTCACAGCGCAGTTGA
- a CDS encoding RpoE-regulated lipoprotein, translating into MNFRPLGLSLVLGLPLLLSGCSTLSNFSWSSLSPFNWFGSSLEVTDAGVGGINAGTPLSEGALQSALDGGYQLRSGMGTSNGQLVAFYQALDGKEVKMIISGQPKGSVRKVEVMDPAIGSAGGVKIGDVFSNTYSKAFESCQLGQGDDAQSVECAAPQSTHISYVYSGEWSGPEGLMPPDDILKTWKVSKIVWHAQARNTSAL; encoded by the coding sequence ATGAATTTTCGCCCGCTGGGTTTATCGCTGGTGCTGGGTTTACCGCTGTTGCTGAGTGGATGCAGCACGCTTTCCAATTTCTCCTGGTCCAGCCTGTCGCCGTTTAACTGGTTCGGCAGTTCGCTGGAGGTGACCGATGCGGGTGTCGGTGGCATTAATGCCGGTACGCCATTGTCCGAAGGGGCGCTACAGAGCGCGCTGGATGGTGGTTATCAACTGCGTAGCGGAATGGGTACCTCCAACGGTCAACTGGTCGCGTTTTATCAGGCGCTGGATGGTAAAGAAGTGAAGATGATCATCAGCGGCCAGCCGAAGGGCAGCGTACGCAAAGTTGAGGTCATGGATCCAGCGATTGGCAGCGCAGGCGGTGTGAAAATTGGTGATGTTTTTAGCAATACCTACAGCAAAGCGTTTGAATCCTGCCAGTTAGGGCAAGGTGATGATGCGCAGAGCGTAGAATGTGCCGCCCCGCAGAGTACGCATATCAGCTACGTCTATTCCGGCGAATGGAGCGGCCCGGAAGGCTTGATGCCGCCGGACGATATTCTGAAGACCTGGAAAGTGAGCAAAATAGTGTGGCACGCGCAGGCGCGTAACACATCCGCTTTATAA
- a CDS encoding Dyp-type peroxidase encodes MTPIQSGILLEHRRFAIFMEAMIQGEFDAIRQGCKKFCQTLQALQQQYPDAGLGAVLAFGNDVWRDLDCNRGAEELKPFTPLGNGLAPATQRDLLIHIQSLRHDVNFTLAQAALAAFGGAIRIEEETHGFRWVEDRDLSGFVDGTENPQGDARHAVAIIPEGQPDAGGSYVFTQRWEHNLKQLQRFSVEQQEQMIGRTKRDNEELSSDERPVTSHLSRVDLKEDGKGLKILRQSLPYGTASGKNGLYFVAYCARLHNIEQQLLSMFGDRDGKRDEMLRFTRAVSGSYFFAPSLDQLLSL; translated from the coding sequence ATGACACCAATTCAAAGCGGTATTTTATTGGAACACCGCCGTTTTGCCATTTTTATGGAAGCGATGATTCAGGGAGAGTTTGATGCTATCCGGCAGGGATGCAAAAAATTCTGTCAGACATTACAAGCGTTACAGCAGCAGTATCCCGACGCGGGATTAGGCGCGGTGCTGGCATTTGGCAACGATGTCTGGCGCGATCTGGACTGCAACCGCGGCGCAGAGGAACTCAAGCCCTTTACGCCGTTGGGCAACGGGCTCGCTCCTGCCACGCAGCGCGATCTGCTGATCCATATCCAATCGCTGCGCCATGATGTGAACTTCACGCTGGCTCAGGCGGCGCTGGCCGCATTTGGTGGGGCGATTCGTATCGAGGAAGAGACGCACGGCTTCCGCTGGGTGGAAGATCGCGATCTCAGTGGTTTCGTTGACGGCACGGAAAACCCGCAGGGCGATGCCCGCCATGCCGTGGCGATTATCCCAGAAGGCCAGCCGGATGCGGGCGGCAGCTACGTGTTTACCCAACGTTGGGAACACAATCTGAAGCAGTTGCAGCGTTTTAGCGTGGAACAGCAAGAGCAGATGATCGGGCGCACGAAGCGGGATAACGAAGAGTTGTCTTCCGATGAACGCCCTGTGACATCGCATCTCAGCCGCGTGGATTTAAAGGAAGACGGCAAAGGGCTGAAAATTCTGCGCCAGAGCCTGCCTTATGGCACCGCGAGCGGAAAAAACGGGCTCTATTTTGTCGCCTACTGCGCACGTTTGCATAATATTGAGCAGCAGTTGCTGAGCATGTTCGGCGATCGTGACGGTAAACGTGATGAGATGCTGCGCTTTACGCGTGCCGTCAGCGGCAGCTACTTCTTCGCGCCGTCTCTGGATCAGCTTTTATCGCTGTAA